The nucleotide sequence GGCCTCCGGCACAAATCCCAGTTTCTGCATACTGCCGCCGAGTCCCTTGCCGAACAGTCCGCCGGAACCGATGGCGTACAGGCCCTGCAATGTCTGATAGCCTTTCGCATGGCTTTCCGGGTCCAGCCAGATTTGCAGACGCTCCGCACGATAAGACTCCAGCATGATAAAAGCGGCGCCGAAAATAAGCACTGCAGCTCCCACAACAAAAAACTGCATATATTTGGGGCTGGCCACAAACACCATGGAAATGGCGATTCCCAGTATGATAATAGCTGTACTTAAATTCTCAGTAGCCACAATGGCAACCATGGGCAGCACAATTACCATTACTTTTATCAGAGAAGAAAATTTCCCCATCTGCCGGGGCATCTGGCTGATAATCGTGGCCAGGAACACAATGACTGCCAGTTTTGCCAGCTCGGAAGGCTGAAAACTGACCACCTTCAAATCCAGCCATCGTTTTGCGCCCTGAATGGTATCTCCTATAAAAAGTACCAGCGTACAGAGACCAAAGGCCGCTATGTAAGCAAGAAGCCAGAAATTTTTCCAGACACGATAATCAATTCTCGCCACAATCAGCATGGCAATGACACCTAAAATATCTGCCACAAGCTGCTTTTTCAGATAATATGCACCATCTTTAAATTTTAACTGCCCGTTATAAGCACTTGTGCTGTACAACATGACAAGACCAAAGCATATCAGAAAAAACACAATCAACAACAGCGTATAGTCAAAATAGCGGATATTTTTTTGTCTTTTGTCCGTCTTTCTTTCTCTACCCATATCGGCACTCCTGACTTACGATTTCACTGTTACTCCTCCAGGGCCTTTACCAGTTCCCGGAACATATCGCCGCGTTCTTCATAATTCCGAAACATTCCCCAGCTCGCGCAGGCCGGAGAGAGCAGTACCGCATCCCCGCTGTCTGCATACTCTGCACATGCGCTCACAGCTTCCTGCAGATTATCCGTTAAGATAATATCCTTCTGGGGATATCCAAGGCGGACTGCCGTATCTCTGATTTTTTCTCTGGTAGCTCCCAGCAGCACCAGCTTCTTTACTTTTCCATCAAAGGCATGAATCCACGCATCATATTCAGAATCTTTATCGTAACCTCCGCCAATCAGAAGGGTCGGCCATTTCATAGCCCGGACGGCCTGAATGGCCGCGTCCGGATTGGTACCTTTGGAATCATTATAGAAACGAACCCCTTTTCTGGTTCCCACATATTCTATTCTATGCGCTACTCCTGTAAAAGTAACCAGAACTTCTTTTATTTTTTCAGATGAAACTCCTGCTGCGGTTGCCATGGCTGCAGCAGCCATTACGTTTTCGTAATTATGGTTTCCCAGAAGCTGAAGTTCCCGAACGCTGCACAAAGGCCTGTGCATCCCGTCCCAGGCCCGGAAAATGGTTTCTCCCTCCAGATAAAAGCCTT is from Lachnospiraceae bacterium JLR.KK002 and encodes:
- a CDS encoding putative peptidoglycan glycosyltransferase FtsW, producing MGRERKTDKRQKNIRYFDYTLLLIVFFLICFGLVMLYSTSAYNGQLKFKDGAYYLKKQLVADILGVIAMLIVARIDYRVWKNFWLLAYIAAFGLCTLVLFIGDTIQGAKRWLDLKVVSFQPSELAKLAVIVFLATIISQMPRQMGKFSSLIKVMVIVLPMVAIVATENLSTAIIILGIAISMVFVASPKYMQFFVVGAAVLIFGAAFIMLESYRAERLQIWLDPESHAKGYQTLQGLYAIGSGGLFGKGLGGSMQKLGFVPEAQNDMIFSIICEELGLFGAVSVILLFVIIIWRFMVIASNAQDLYGALLVTGALAHISIQVILNIAVVTNTIPNTGISLPFISYGGTSVVFLLAEIGLVLSVSRGIHLEQE